The genomic segment AAGAATAGTCTGCTCGGATATATGCGCCAACTCCTGAACCGGGCGATTATGCTCCCCAAGGAGCACCAGCGTCCACAGAAAATCAGGATGCTGGTGTAACAGCAGCATAAGGTTCGCCTTTTGCGGGCTCGGGTGCGTTATCTCCAGAAAACTTAGAATGTTTGCGGTTAAGGGAAAGACTTCTGTAGCCACATCATCCTTCAATAACAGCGCTTTAAGCGCGGGGTAATCCTCCTCACAAAACGATTGAAAATGCCTCGGCCTGCCGGCCTCATAAAATCGCAACATTAATGTCGCGGCATCAGGGTTTGATGAAATTATTCTGGCAAAACGCCTGCAGGCAATATCACTTGTACACAAAAAGCGGGCATATTCGGTTGTTCTGGTTACATAGCGCGCATTTTTCGGATACTGTAACAGCTCATTAATGCGCAGCGTTCGCAGCGGCACATCCGGAAGTTCATCAAGTACGATTAAAACGGCTTGAAAAAGCGATGGATTTCTCACAAAAATATTAAGCGCTTCCAAGAGCGCTGGTGTTTGAAGAAACGCTGTCAGATGACGCAGGGCATCCTTCGTTTCAAGAAAGTCCATCAGTTCCAGCAGAACATCGTCAGACGGCAGCGTTATTTCTGCGCGAGGAGGTACTATCTGCTGCAACATAAAGTATGCGCGCAAGTGCTGCAACGGTGCTTTTGTAAGCGTATCCGCAAGGCGGGACTCAAGAAATTCACGCGGGTTTTCGAGGGTCGCTTTAATGCCCTCGGCAGTCATGTTACTTTTATGAGCCTCAACGAGCAGCATGCACTGCATGATGTCGCGAGGCAAGGTGTTGCAGTCGAGTGGAATGGCGTGTTTTTTTACGACAAGCATCGCTGCAAGCGCCAGAGGATGCACCAGACACTTTTTAAAGCCTTGAGCATCAGGCGCCACGGTATCGGAGGTATCAAGAATGGACAGAAGTCCGAATTCACCGACCATCTGGTCAGTAAGGATTTGGTGATAAGACACATTGCTAAAATGCCCCATGGCACTGAAGCCGCAAGGCGGATACCAGAGGGTACGCATCAAGGCGAGTGTATCGTGTTCTGCCGCAGTCAAGAGGCGTGTATTCATCGGACGATACGCCCAGGTGCCCCAGGAGGTGTGCACAATGCCATAAGGGCGTTTAGTGACCGCACCAAAATCTGCGAGTCGCACAACACCGCGCTGCTTAATCAGGACATTTGCAGGTTTGATATCGCCATGTGCCCATGGCGTTCCAGTCTTCGACAACCGTCCTGAATGCAACTCCCACACATTCAGGCACAGGGCAATGGCATTATCAAAGCGCACATCCGTCGACTCATCATTGCGCTCACTCCATGCAATGACATCTTCACCTAGATTCGGCATGTGAATATAAAGTTTTGGTACGGAACCGTGTGAATCGAGCGCGTAACCATTGGTTAACTGC from the Legionella geestiana genome contains:
- a CDS encoding protein kinase family protein, yielding MPETSQEQIAKALLDRTPDAKAQKSRKRKSEGVNNSSGLEHSWVRIEGTDYRLFSSGVPNGLLGRGTHGRVKQADRGEGTSADVLKIARYTETLRVEIECLQDLQLTNGYALDSHGSVPKLYIHMPNLGEDVIAWSERNDESTDVRFDNAIALCLNVWELHSGRLSKTGTPWAHGDIKPANVLIKQRGVVRLADFGAVTKRPYGIVHTSWGTWAYRPMNTRLLTAAEHDTLALMRTLWYPPCGFSAMGHFSNVSYHQILTDQMVGEFGLLSILDTSDTVAPDAQGFKKCLVHPLALAAMLVVKKHAIPLDCNTLPRDIMQCMLLVEAHKSNMTAEGIKATLENPREFLESRLADTLTKAPLQHLRAYFMLQQIVPPRAEITLPSDDVLLELMDFLETKDALRHLTAFLQTPALLEALNIFVRNPSLFQAVLIVLDELPDVPLRTLRINELLQYPKNARYVTRTTEYARFLCTSDIACRRFARIISSNPDAATLMLRFYEAGRPRHFQSFCEEDYPALKALLLKDDVATEVFPLTANILSFLEITHPSPQKANLMLLLHQHPDFLWTLVLLGEHNRPVQELAHISEQTILLVKSLESTLTDKVVFRLLGRYVLRDVRGRDMLKRLLEINIPNFPAIAYHLARSRPTARLLGFSILDNPELAELANEAFSRLVEHWQDDDFHGALQLLLNVNGLTMSRLLRISDDETYRRLLALDNQRTLKIHDFPALEHPDAAELLLLLLETFDDTSHAWHEVILGVSEEYLLYHGEMPGYPGFYPALLHLVSSKMAKRFLVENVFSSPEWCSFVHVITNHHEMECCNRLMEQVTRLRRWESEQDVSCCLADAILDAARAQSEQETPSERFMAFCEAVGEWMNVAQDQYANNEELAEIIQNIHILLNITAVEPQLTYEP